Part of the Corynebacterium caspium DSM 44850 genome, AGTCAGTGAATAGTCCGTCCTTATTGCTCACTGTTAGTCTTCCTCCAGAAAAATTTGGTGCTAGCGGTTGCTTGGGGAATGCCCCAAACAGGTTTATCAGTTTAGTGTAGCTGTGGTTCAGATATTAGCCATCGTTCTCATGGTTTAAATGAGTTAGGCGCGTTTGCTACGTCCTGCGAACCACACTACGCCAGCAGTAACTGCGGCAATGCCGGCAACCACGCCAGTGCCTATAGTTACTTCGCGGGCTGTGGGGGCAGTAAATAGCGGTTCGGGATTTTTAAAGCTTCGAATAGTCCACCCATTGGCCAGGGCGGCTTTTTTCATTGCTCGATCCGGATTAACTGCCACTGGATTTCCCACTACTTCTAACATGGGAATATCGGTAGCGGAATCTGAATAAGCAAAACAAGCGGTTAGATCGTATCCTTTTTCGGTAGCCATCTGCTGTATCGCTGCCGCTTTAGCCGCACCCTTGTTATAGGAAAGCACGGCCCCGGTATACATCCCATCAATAACTTCTAGCTCAGTAGCTATTACTGCATCGGCATTTAGTTCGCGAGCAATGGGTTCTACTAGGTCAATCGCAGATGCACTGACAATAATAACGTCATGACCTGCTTCTTTATGGAAATTGATAAGTTCTCTAGCTTCTGAATAGATAGCCGGAATCATCACTGAGTGAATGGTTTCATGAGCCATGGTTTGAATATCGGCTACTGACCAACCCGCAATCATTCCGGAGAGATAATCACGTGTGGAATCCATAGCTTCACTAGATTGCCCGGCGCGCATAAAGATTGCCGTAGCCAGTGAAATTTGAAAAGCCTCTAGCGGGGTAATGACTCCTTTAGAGAGGAATTCTTTACTGAAAGCGTGCGCTGAGGATGTGGCGATAATGGTTTTATCTAGATCAAAAAACGCTGCTACCTGGTCCGACTGGGTTTTTGCAAGGCTTGCTTCAGGTGCTTCCCTAGGAGGGGAAGCGCTCTGATGCGAAATTGGATCGCCGGGTGCCGAACACATGGCGACTATCCTAGCGCTTTAATAACTAGCTATGTGCTAATTCACGATGTTGCTCCTTTGCTTTATCACTGCTATAGTGCATAAGTGCAAGGCCCCGATATACTGTGTGGCCTGCCCCGGTTATCCCCCCCGAGACCGGGAAGATGCCCTACGCACACCCCCCCGAGGCGTAGGGCATCGCTTTATTTTTAAATACTTTTTATATAATCCCATGTTAAACCCCCAATTTGTGGTATCACACTCGCTTAGCTTTTGGCTTTTGCGGTAGTGCTTTCCTCGGATACTAACTGGAATTTCAGTATTGGCAAGCCGCTAAAAGAAGTTATCCACAATCGCTTATGGCAAGGCCTGTAAAGCGGGAAGTTATCCACAGGCCAGGCAAGCTGGGATTGCAATTCTGGTGCTTTGGATCAGAATCGGGGCTATGAATCAAACTGTAATTTTAGTGGCCGTTGCTGATCCCACTACGTATCCAGAAGCGTTGCATATTGCCGCAGCAACTGGAAAACCCCTAGTAGATGCCAGTCTGGATATTGCCGCGGCGAGACAAGCTTATCGACGCGCACACGCCATCCTTTTAGATGCTGCAGGTTTAAAAAATCTTTGCAGCAGCGCTACTTCTAGCGCGGATACCTGGCAACCACCACCGCGAGCAGAGATCTTCTACATACAAGCTGAACCAGGGCCCATAATGTGGGATTTGGTGCAAGAAAGCGGGGCTAAAGAAGCCTATATTATTCCAGCTCAAGCAGTGGATTTACTTAGTGCCCTAGGTAATTTGGCGCGTGGTTTGCATAATTTGCCAGAGCAAAGGGCAGGGCCACCATTGGCAGCAGAGTCGATGCCGGGGCAGGGACGAGGGCAAAGACAAGGACACGGACGGGGACGAGAGCAGGAGCAGAGGCAGGGGGATATCGCGGGGACCTATTTTAAACCAGCTCGCATAATCACTTTGGTTGGAGCTGGCGGTGGGGTGGGTACTTCTACTTTGGTGGCAACTACTGCGCTAACAGCGCTAGCTAAGCAAGCTGCTTGTTTGGTAGTTGATGCACGAAGTCGTTCAGGGGGATTGGATTTGTTATTGGGCTGTGAAAGTAGCCTGGGGGCGCGTTGGGAGG contains:
- a CDS encoding HAD family hydrolase translates to MCSAPGDPISHQSASPPREAPEASLAKTQSDQVAAFFDLDKTIIATSSAHAFSKEFLSKGVITPLEAFQISLATAIFMRAGQSSEAMDSTRDYLSGMIAGWSVADIQTMAHETIHSVMIPAIYSEARELINFHKEAGHDVIIVSASAIDLVEPIARELNADAVIATELEVIDGMYTGAVLSYNKGAAKAAAIQQMATEKGYDLTACFAYSDSATDIPMLEVVGNPVAVNPDRAMKKAALANGWTIRSFKNPEPLFTAPTAREVTIGTGVVAGIAAVTAGVVWFAGRSKRA